DNA sequence from the Streptomyces sp. HUAS 15-9 genome:
GTACGGCGCCGACGAACCACAGGAAGAAGATGCCGGCGAACGGCACGAGATCCAGGGCCGCGCGCACCGCACCGCGTCGGGCCGAGTCGGTGAACGCCCGGGCGGTGACCGCGTCGGCGCCTTGGGGAATGGCGAGCCGGATCAGGACGATGGCGGCCGCGAGCAGCAGCGCGAAGACGATCCCCGCGAGCCCGGCCGCCCGCGGGGTCTGCAGTGCCTGCTCTCCCGGCCCGATGTCCTGCATGCGCGGCTCGCTTCCTCTCCGGAGGTTCCGGCGGTCCCCGCCACCAGCAAGCCTCCTCTCCGAGAGCCTCGCCACCGGGAGACGCCCGAACGGCAGAGCGCGCGGACCGTCAAGTGTGGGGAGCCGAGGCCGGGGGCCGCCCCGACGAGGAGCGGGTGGCCGCGCTGTTCGCCACCGCCGGGTCCGAGTTCGGCGGGGTCGACGTGGTCGTCCACGCGGCCGGCCGGATGTATCTGGCCCCGGTCGCCGAGCTGGATCCGGCCGAGCTCGACGCGATGCACCGCACCAACATCCGCGGCACGTTCGTGGTCGCCCAGCAGGCCGCCCGTACGCTGCGCGCCGGCGGGGCGTTCATCACCTTCTCCACCTCCGTGGTGGGCCTGGCCTTCCCCGGGTACGGCCCGTACGGCGCGAGCAAGGGCGCGGTCGAGGCGCTGACCATGGTCCTCGCGCGGGAGCTGCGCGGCCGGGACGTCACCGTCAACGCCGTCGCCCCCGGTCCCACCGCCACCGACCTCTTCCTGGAGGGCAAGGACGAGGAGACCGTCGCCCGGCTGGCCGCCCAGCCCCCGCTGGAACGGCTCGGCACCCCCTCGGACATCGCCGAGGGGGTGGCCTTCCTCGCGTCGCCGGCCGGCCACTGGGTCAACGGCCAGGTCGTACGCGCCAACGGCGGCATCGTCTGACCGACGACGGCACCAACCCGACCGACAGCATCACCACACAAGGAGAGACCCCACCATGCCGTTCGCGAACTTCAAGGTCCCCGCGGGAAGCCTCGACGACAAGCAGAAGGAGCTGATCGTCACCCGCGCCACCGAGCTCTGCGTCGAGATCTACGGTGAGCGTGCCCGCGCCACCACCCTGGTCCTGGTGGAGGAGGTGACCGACGGAGGCTGGGGCATCGGAGGCCATGTGCTGACCCTGGCCATGCTCCAGTCGCCGGACCACTGACGGACCGGCTCGGTCTTCGTGCTAGAACGCTTCGTCATGGAGACCGAGCCGATCACCCTGTCCACTCCGCGGCCGGTGCGGCGGCCGACGCTCGTCCAGGGCTGGCACGAACTGGCCTTCCTGCACTGGGCGGTGGAGCCGGAGCGGGTGGCGGGTCTGCTGCCGCCGGGCACCCGTCCCGACACTCTGGACGGGGTCACCTACGTCGGCCTGGTCCCCTTCCTGATGCGCGGCGTGGGCCTGGGACCGGGGCCGGGCCTGCCGTACCTGGGCACGTTCTGCGAGACGAACGTACGCCTGTACTCGGTGGACGAGCACGGCCGGCGCGGTGTCGTCTTCCGGTCGCTGGACGCGGCCCGGCTCATACCGGTGCTGGTGGGCCGGCTCGGCGTCCGGCTGCCGTACGTGTGGTCCACCATGCGCCTGCGCCGCAAGGGAGACGTGATCACCTACAGCTGCCGCCGCGGGCGCGCGGGAGGCCGGGGCGGGGCGAGCCGGGCCGTCGTGCGGGTCGGCGAACCGATCGCCGAACCCACGCCGCTGGAACGGTTCCTGACCGCACGGTGGGGTCTGCATGTGTCATGGCACGGCCGCACGCTGCACCTGCCCAACGAGCACGCACCGTGGCCACTGCACCGGGCCCGGCTGCTCGACCTCGACGACGACCTGGTCACGGCCGCCGGGCTGCCGCCCCTGACAGACCCTCCGGTCAGTGTGCTCCACTCCCCCGGGGTCACCGTCCGGTTCGGGACCCCCACCCTGCTTGCGTAGGCGCACTCGGCGTTCAGGCGGGCTCCTCGGTCTTCGCCACGCACAGGGCCCAGATGATGAACCCCGAGATGGCGATCATCAGGATCGACCAGACGGGGTAGTACGGCAGGGACAGGAAGTTCGCGATGACGATCAGCGCGGCGATGGCGATGCCACCCATCCGTGCCCAGAAGGTCGCCTGGAACAGCCCGAGGCCGATCACGACGGCGATCGCGCCGAGGAAGAGATGGATCCAGCCCCAGCCGGTCATGTCGTACCGGAAGACATAGCTGGGCGTGACGAGGAAGACGTCGTCCTTGAGGATCGCCATGATGCCGCGGCAGATGCCGAGCACTCCGGTGATCATCAGCATGACGGCGGCGAACATCATCAGACCCGCGGCCCATGCCTGCTTCGTTCCGGTCTGCGTGCGGGGGGTGGTGGTCATCGCTCCGCCTCGTTTCGTCTGGTCCGGCTGTGATCGTCGTCGGGCTGTGACCGTCGTACGGCTGTGATCGTCGTCCGACGCCGGTCGTCGTACGGCGGTGGTCGGTGTACGGCGGTGGTCGGTGTACGGCGGTGGTCGGTGTACGGCGTGCGGCGGTCAGCTCAGGACCTTCGCCTTCGCCCGCTGGAACTCCTCCTCCGTGATGTCGCCCCTCGCGCGGATCTCGGACAGCTTGGCGAGCTGGTCGACGCTGCTCGGCTCGGAGGTGCCGCCGGCGGTCTGCCGGATGTAGGTGTCGAACTGCTCCTTCTGCGCACGCGCGGAAGCGAGTTCGCGGCTGCTCATGCTCCTGCCCCGCGCGATGACGTAGACGAAGACGCCGAGGAAGGGGAGGACGATGACGAAGGCCAGCCAGCCCGCCTTGCCCCAGCCGCCGAGCGAGTCGTCGCGGAAGATGTCGAGGATGACCTTGAAGAGCAGGATGAACCACATGACCCACACGAAGAACCAGAGCATCGTCCAGAACGCGCTCAGGAGCGGATAGTCGTAGGCGAGGTACGTGTGTACAGCCACTTGTCTCCTCCTCCGTTCGGGGTGGACCCCCTGGTGGCGGTCCGTGCCCACCTCAGCGTGTCCGCCGCGCCGGCCGTGCGCCTCACCCGAGGAGGGTGATCGGCGGTCCGGGGCTCACACCGTGTCCTTCTCCGCCCTGCGGATGGCGGCCCGCAGGGCGAACGCCATCACCAGATCCGCCAGTCCGAGCAGGACCAGCCACAGCCCCAGCAGCCGGGTCAGGACGACCGCGGACTCGGTCGGCAGCGCGAGGACCACGATCCCCGCGACGACACCCAGCGCACCCACGCCCGCGAGGACGCCCCGGTGCGGCAGGTCCCTGACGGCGACGGCGGTGTAGAGGGTGAGCATGCCGGACACGAGCCAGGCGACACCGACGATCAGGGACAGCGCGGCGATGGTCTGCAGGGGGTGACGCAGACACAGCACACCGGCCACGACGAACAGCGTCGCGAGCAGGACCCGTGCGAACCGCTCGCCCTGAGCCTCCCGGGCGAATGCCGCGACGAATCTGAGCACACCGCTCACCAGCAGATACAGGCCGATGACGACCGCCACGACATGCAGCGTCCCATGCGGCCACACCAGGATCACGATGCCCGGAATCAGGGTGACGAGCGCCGAGGCCAGCGCCCAGCCCCAGGAGGCGCCCAGGGCGGCCATCACCTCCAGGGGATCCCCCTGCGACCCGAAGGCCGTGCCGTAGGGGTCCTGTTCCGGTCCGGGACCAGGACCCGAATGCGACGGTGCGGTCATGGCTCCTCCTCACTCCTGATCGGCGCGGACCGGGTACGGGCCCCGTCCGCTCACTCCGGCAGCTGGCGCATCTCCAGGACGTGCAGCCCCAGCGACTGGCATCTGGCCAGCAGCCCGTAGAGGTGCGCCTCGTCCACGACCGGGCCGAACAGCAGCGTCTGATCCGACACGACGACATGGTCGAGCTCGGGAAAGGCTTCGACGAGCGTCTTGGACAGGTGTCCGTCGATGCGGATCTCGTACCGCATGAGCTGCTCTCCCCGCGGGTGGAGTGTGGCGCAGGCGAACTCTGGCTTCCTGGCGATCCTCCGCCGTGACGCGCCGCCCGGCCTCACCCGGCAGAGGTGAAACGACGGGCCGCGGGGTACCGCGGCAGGGCGGCGCACCGGGCCGCGCACGGCGCCCGACCAGCGCCTTCCGGCCCCGCATGCGGCGGCTTCCGGCACGGGGCACGCTGGGAGATGCGCGAGAGCCCCGGAGGTGGTTCCTGTGGCGTTCAGCCGTCGCGGCCGGGAGGTGGACGAGAGGGCTGCCTCGATGGTGGAGGCGCTGTTCACGCAGTCACCGGTCGGGCTCCATCTGCTGGACACGGAGCTGCACGTCGTACGCGTCAACACCGCCACACCGGTCATGCGGGACGTCCCCATGGACCAGGTGGCCGGGCGCCCGCTCCACGAGGTGTACGACATCGTCGACGACCAGGAGGAACTCGAGGCCGCCGCGCTCGGCGTCCTGGACACCGGGATCCCGATGCGGGACCGTGTCGTACGGGCGCGCTTCAAGGGGACTTCGCCGCGGGTGGGCCACTTCGAGATCACCATACTGCGGCTGGAGAGCACGTCCGGCGCGGTGCTCGGCCTGGCCGTCACCGCGGTCGACGTCACCGAACGCGAGCGGAACCGGGCCCGCTCCGAGGTCCTCGACGCGGTGCGCCGGTCGGTGGGGCGCACGCTGGACGCGGCGGTGACCGGTGAGGAACTCGTCGGAGCCCTGGTGCCTGCGTTCGCCGACGCCGCCGTCGTCGAAGTGGTGGACGCCGTCATCCGCGGCGACGATCCGCCGCTCGCCCCGCTGCCCCGGGGCACGCCGCTGATGCGCACCGCGTTCCGCGCCACGAGTGCGCACCCGCCGAAGGCGCACCCGGTGGGTGACGTACGCCGGCTGCCGGCCCCCACCCCCTTCTCCCAGGCGCTGGCCGACCTGCGCCCGCGGGTGGTCTCCCTGGAGCCCGACGCCCCGTGGTTCGACGTCGACCCCGCGCGCGCCGAGGCCGTCCACGCGTCGCGGGCCCATACCCTGCTGGTGGTGCCGCTCACGCTGCGCGACACGGTCGTGGGCCTGGTGAGCCTCTACCGCGCGGGGCAGACACCCCCCTTCGACGAGGGCGACAGACGACTCGCGGTCGAGCTGGCCGCCCACACGGCCCTGTGCGTCGACAACGCCCGGCGCTTCGTCCGGGAGCACACCGTCGCGGCGACGATCCAGCGTCAGTTGCTGCCCCGTACACCGGAGAGCCACACGTCCCTGGAGACCGCCTATCTGTCCGTCACCGGTGCCGATCCCGGGGCCTGGTACGACACCATCGCCCTGTCCGGTGCCCGGACCGCGCTCGTGGTGGGAAGCGTGTCCGGGCACGGCCTCAACGCGGCCGCGACCATGGGCCAGTTGCGCACGGTCATCCGCTCGCTGTCCGCGTTCGACATCGCCCCCGACGAGCTCCTGGCCCGGCTGCACGACACGACGACCCAGCTGGCCGCGGAGCGCGCGAATCTGCCGTTGGGCGATCCGCTGCGCCGCGAGACCCTCGCCGCGGACTGTGTGTACGCGATCCACAATCCCCTGACCGGCACCTTTGAGATCGCGGGAGCGGGCCGGCTGGCTCCGCTCCTGGTACGGCCCGACGGCACCGTCGGCATCCCGGACCCGCCGTCCGGACCCCGGCTGGGCACGGACGCGGACGCGCCGTTCACGTCCGTCGAGTTCGAGGCACCGGAGGGAAGCATCCTGGTCTTCGCCAGTGACCCCCTGCTGACCTCGTACCTCGCGGACTCCCCGGGACCCCTGCGCTCGTCGCCCGAGTACCTCGACCGCCCGCTGCAGGAGCTGTGCGACGCGGTCGTGTACGCGCTCCCGTCGGGCCTCGGGGCCGGTGATGCCGCGGTGATCGTCGCGCGGGTCCGCGCCCTGCCCGCCGACCGTGTCGCCTCCTGGTACCTGGACGCCGATCCCGCCGCGGTGGCCGAGGCCAGGCGCCGCGTCCGCGCGCAGCTCACCGCCTGGAGGGTGGACGACGAGACCGCCTTCAACACCGAGCTCATCGTCAGCGAACTGGTCACGAACGCCATCCGGTACGGGGATCCGCCCCTGGAGCTGCGGCTGATCCATGACCGCAGCCTGACGTGCGAGGTCCGCGACGGCGGTGCCGCGGCGCCGCATCTGCGGCACGCCCGCACGGTCGACGAGGGCGGACGGGGTCTGTTCATCGCCTCGCAGCTGGCCCACGCGTGGGGCACGCGGTACGCGGACGACGGCAAGACGATCTGGACGGAACAGTCCTTCGCGCCGCGCAAGGATCCCCGCTGATCGGGCTTTTGATCAGGTTCTTTCCCGGCCTGGTGGACCTTGTCCCGGTGGGCCCGGTGCCGCCGGCTGCCCCTCGGCCTCCACCCGGCCGCTCGCGGCCAGCAGGGCCAGCAGCGCCAGCACGGCGAGCAGCACGAGCACCAGGAGCAGGACCGTCAGAACCGTCGGATGGTTCCACAGGGCGAAGACCAGCGCCACGATCAGCAGCGCGGCGAGTGTGATCGCCCGGCGGTACGACTGCGCCCACTCCCCCGCCCGGCCCGTACGGATGTTGCGGTCGGCCGCCCACCGGGCCGTGGCGTCAGCGGTGCTCTCGGACCTGCTGCGGACGAGGACGGGCAGCCGTCCCGGGCCGATGAGGTAGGTGCCGAGCGCGATGACGACGCCCAGGACGATCGCCGTGCGCAGGCTGACGCGCAGAAAGCGCACGAGCGTGTCGAAGACCGCGGAGGCCGCCGCCTTCGACTGCACCTCGGGCGGGAGGTGGTCCAGGTAGTAGTCGCGGGCGACGACCAGCGCGATGGCCACGACCAGACAGGCGAAGGCCGCTCCCAGTGCGGTGCGGGCCAGGGCCCGCCGTCGCCCGCGGGCCAGCAGCACTCCGCCGACGCCGATGAGTACGACGATGACGGGAAGCCAGTTGCCGAGCGCGTCCAGCAGCCGGGCTGCCTTGCGGGCCTTGGCGAGCTCGTCGGAGTGGAAGAGCACCAGCTGCTCGTTGACCGCGGGGATGTACTTCGCCGGGGAGAGTCCCGCGTCGACCAGCTGCTTCTTGACCTGTTCGACGGCCTCGCCCACGTCGAGGGTGACGGTGCCGCCGGAGACGCCGACCGAGCCGCGCCCCTTGCCGGTGAGCGCGTGCACGACGGCGTTGTGGGCGGCCCTGTTGGCGTCCGTCCACACCTTGGCGAAGACGTCGCTCTGCACCACCCGGGTGGCCACCTTGGACACGGCCTGGTCGACCGCGGAGTTCAGCTGCGGCCCCAGGCCCTTCAGGGCGTCGGCGGCGCGGGGCGGCAGTCCCTGGGACTCCAGCCAGGTGGCGACGTCCGCGGCGACCTGCTGCCCGTTCACATGCACGGCCACGGCCTCGGTGATCCGCTGCACCGCCGCGTCCTGGACGGCCGGTTCGGAGGCGAGGGGGGCGACGGTGGAGACGTACCGGTCGTTGTCGAGCACGATGTCGTGCACCCAGGTCGTCAGCAGGGCGACGGGGACCAGGATGCAGGTGAGCACGATGAGCACGGCCGAGGCGACCTTGCGGGCCACCCGGCCGGCCGCGGATCCCTGGGCCGGCCCCGCACCGCCCGGGGCCGGCGGGGTGCCTTCCGGGCCTTGACCGGGAGACGAGCCGGGGTCGTGCGCATCGCTCATGGGGCCTCCGGCCGGTGCGTAGCTGTCCACCCCATTCCGTCAGCGTGCGGGCACCGGAGCACGCCGACGGCGTCCATCCGGGCGAGGAAGCAGGCGACCAGGTCCTTGGCGGCAGGCGGGCGGCGGCCATGAGATGGCCAGTCCACCGGGCGTGGGGCACGCTGGAGTGGTGGGTGCGCGGCAGAGCCTGACGGGTCTGCGGCAGTCCTGGCAATCGAGTCACGCGCTGCTGCTGCTTCCGATCGCGCTCATCGTGGTCATCACCGTGGTGGACATCCGCTCACCCGAGGACGTCCATCTGGGACCCACACTGGTCATCGCACCGGCACTGACCCCGTCCTTCGCCGGGCCCTGGGCGACCGCGCTGGTGGGGGCGCTCGCGGTCGCGGCCCAGACCCTCATCGCCGTCTTCCACGGCGGGCTGGCCAGCACGAACCACATCGTGCAGATCATCACCCTGGCCGTACTCTCGGCGCTCATCGTGCTCTACTGCGCGATCCGCGACCGGCACCGTGCCCAGCTGGCCCAGGTCCGGTCGGTGGCCGAGGCCGCCCAGCACGTGCTGATGTGGCCGCTGCCGGAACAGATCGGCCATCTGCGGATCGCCTCGCTGTACCTGGCCGCCGAGGACGAGGCCCAGATCGGCGGGGACCTGTATGCGACCACCCGGGTCGACAACACCGTCCGCGTGCTGATCGGGGATGTGCGCGGCAAGGGTCTGTCCGCCATCGGTGAGGCCGCGCTGCTGCTCGGTGCCTTCCGCGAGGGCGCCCACCGGCACATGACCCTGCCGGACCTCGCCGTCACGCTGGAGCAGAGCGTGACCCGCTACACGGCCGACTTCGAACCGCCCGAGGAGGCCGGCGAGCGATTCGCCACCGCCCTGCTGGTGGAGATCCCCGAGGACGACGCGGTCACCCGGATGACCAGTTGCGGACACCCTCCGCCGCTACTGCTCAGCCCCGGTCACGCGGTCTCCGTCCCGAGCCTGCATCCGGCACCCCCGTTGGGGGTCCACACGTCGAAGCCCGGGGACTACACGCTGGACGTGTTCTCCTTCGAGCCCGGCGACACCCTGCTGCTGTACACCGACGGCGTCATCGAGGCCCGCGACGCGGACGGCCGCTTCTACCCGCTCGCGGAGCGCGTCGCACAGTGGACCGAGGCCAGCCCGGAGGCCCTCATGCACCACATCCGGCGCGACCTGCTGAGCCACTGCGGCGGACGCCTCGACGACGACGCGGCCCTCATCGCCCTCCACCGCACCGCGGCCGTCCACCACCGGCATCACGGCCGACGGATCCATGCCGACGCGTTCGGCCACGGCTCCGGCGCGCGTCCGGATTCCGGCTGAGGCCACCCCACCCGCCCATGCGCAGACAGGCGGTGTTGCGGCTCTGGTTGTCCTTGAACGGCCCGGTCGGCAGGGAGGCCGCGCCGAGAGGGAAGGGCCGCACCCGTGGGGCGTTCACCGGGCGCGCGGCGGCGGGGTGTGGTGCCGCCTGGGCCACGGGGCCGCCCGTCAGACTCAGGGCCGCGGCCGTACCGGCGGCGGTGAGGAAGGTCCGTCTGCCAAGAGGTGGGATCACGAAGTCCTCCGCATGTCGATGACGTGGGGCGGGGAGTCCCGGTCCCCGCCCCACTGACTATTGTTCGAAATACCGAATGCTGTGCGACATACCGACCAGAGCTCTACGGTAGAGGACTGACTCCTGATGTCAATGACACCCGGGAGACCGCAGTGAGGGAGGCCGAACGCGGGCATCCGGGCCGGGACTTGTTGCGGCCGCGGTCATGACGCACCCTGTTCCGGGCACAAGTCATGATCGTGCGGACCGAACAGTACGGGCCGAAGAACGGGGAGGAAGCCATGGGCGACGGGATGTCGCGGGCGATGTGGGAGCGGTACGAGCCGGTGCACGACCTCGTCTACTTCGCTCCGGAGGCGCGTGAGGCCGCGGACGGGCTCGGGATGCGCGGCTTCTGGATGGGGTACTTCGCGCTGCGCGCGGCGCCGCTGGGTGCGGTGCCCGCCTCCGTCGTGACCGGATCCTTCTATGTCTTCCATCCCGACCGCGTGGCGCGGGCGCTGCCCGACGCATGGGCATACGCCGGCCCGGCCGACGCCCTCGCGGCACGGCAGTGGGCGATGGACGTCGCGATGACCCGGCTGTTCGGCGCGGACGTCGTGGGCTCGCCGGAGATGGCCGAGGCCGCCGATCTGGCCTGGGAGGCGGCCGCCGCCGCGGACACGGCGGGCCGCGTGCTCGCCGCCGCCAACCAGGCCCTGGACCGTCCCGAGCCATCGCATGTACGGCTCTGGCAGGCCCTGACCACGCTCCGGGAACACCGGGGCGACGGGCACTTCGCGGTTCTGGTCGGTCAGGGGCTCGGACCGGTCGAGGCGATGGTGCTGAAGGCGGCCGCCCGTGAAGGGGACCGGGAGATACTGCGGGACACCCGCAAGTGGGAGGCCTCGGCATGGCAGGCCGCCGAGAGTGCGCTGCGCGCACGCGGGTGGCTCGGGGAGGACGGGGCCCTGACCCCGGCCGGCGCGGCCGGGCGCGCGGCCGTCGAGGCACAGACCGACGCCGTCGCCGAGCGACCGTGGGCCGCTCTGGGCGCGGACCGCACCGAGCGCCTCGCCGCCCTCCTCGAACCGCTGGCCCGGACCGTCTGGGACTCCGGGGTGCTGCCCTCCGGCAACCCGGTCGGCGTACGCCGGCCGCACCGGGTCGACACAGGGGGTCACTGACAGGGTTTGGCGAAAAACAGTCGTAGTAACCGTCGAAGTGCCGTGTAATTCAGTCGTCTTCGGAATGCCGGAGATGAGATTGTTCCGTCCGGGCCCATCCGGGCCACAGGGGGAGGAAACACCACAGTGAATCGCATGCGCACGTCCGCCACGATCCTGGCCACGGCCGGAATCGTCACCGCCGCTCAGCTCGGCCTCGCGGGAGCCGCGTCCGCGCAGCCCTCGGCGACGAGTTCCGGCTGCCCGATCGACCTCGTCTACCCGAGCCGCTTCTACGTCGACTCGCACGGCTGGGTCACCAACGGCGGCCTGTACTTCGGGCTCAAGAACAAGAGCACGACCAAGAGCTTCTCGAAGGTCACCTTCACGGTCACCGACGTGAAGAACATCCGCTTCGGCAAGGCCAAGCCCACGGGCGGCAAGATCACCAAGAACACGACCAAGGTCGTGTCGGTGTACACCGTGACGCTGAAGAAGAAGGCCAGCCTCGGCATCAAGGTGCCGACGCACCTGCTCAACACCCACTCCTACAAGGTGAAGTTCACCCTGAAGGGCACGGGCTGGAACTGCGCCCCGAACCAGGGGACCTGGGGCAGCTGACCCCCCGGACCGTACGCTGGTGGCCGTGGTCGAGCGCGACGGAACAACGGGCGAGGGGTCGGGCACCGCGGTGTCCCGGCTCACCGGTCGTCCGGTCACCAGTGTGCGGGCGTTGTCGGCGAACCTTGCCGAGGTGATGCTCGATGACGGCCGGGCCGTGATCGCCAAGCGCGGCGATCACGGCCCGGGCGCCGTACGGGCCGAGGTGGCCGGGCTGCGCTGGCTGGCCGCCGCCGGGGCGGTCCGCGTGGCGCAGGTGCTC
Encoded proteins:
- a CDS encoding SDR family oxidoreductase is translated as MPALPARCPACAARFLSGGSGGPRHQQASSPRASPPGDARTAERADRQVWGAEAGGRPDEERVAALFATAGSEFGGVDVVVHAAGRMYLAPVAELDPAELDAMHRTNIRGTFVVAQQAARTLRAGGAFITFSTSVVGLAFPGYGPYGASKGAVEALTMVLARELRGRDVTVNAVAPGPTATDLFLEGKDEETVARLAAQPPLERLGTPSDIAEGVAFLASPAGHWVNGQVVRANGGIV
- a CDS encoding 4-oxalocrotonate tautomerase family protein is translated as MPFANFKVPAGSLDDKQKELIVTRATELCVEIYGERARATTLVLVEEVTDGGWGIGGHVLTLAMLQSPDH
- a CDS encoding YqjF family protein is translated as METEPITLSTPRPVRRPTLVQGWHELAFLHWAVEPERVAGLLPPGTRPDTLDGVTYVGLVPFLMRGVGLGPGPGLPYLGTFCETNVRLYSVDEHGRRGVVFRSLDAARLIPVLVGRLGVRLPYVWSTMRLRRKGDVITYSCRRGRAGGRGGASRAVVRVGEPIAEPTPLERFLTARWGLHVSWHGRTLHLPNEHAPWPLHRARLLDLDDDLVTAAGLPPLTDPPVSVLHSPGVTVRFGTPTLLA
- a CDS encoding DUF7144 family membrane protein produces the protein MTTTPRTQTGTKQAWAAGLMMFAAVMLMITGVLGICRGIMAILKDDVFLVTPSYVFRYDMTGWGWIHLFLGAIAVVIGLGLFQATFWARMGGIAIAALIVIANFLSLPYYPVWSILMIAISGFIIWALCVAKTEEPA
- a CDS encoding SHOCT domain-containing protein; this encodes MAVHTYLAYDYPLLSAFWTMLWFFVWVMWFILLFKVILDIFRDDSLGGWGKAGWLAFVIVLPFLGVFVYVIARGRSMSSRELASARAQKEQFDTYIRQTAGGTSEPSSVDQLAKLSEIRARGDITEEEFQRAKAKVLS
- a CDS encoding HdeD family acid-resistance protein, which encodes MTAPSHSGPGPGPEQDPYGTAFGSQGDPLEVMAALGASWGWALASALVTLIPGIVILVWPHGTLHVVAVVIGLYLLVSGVLRFVAAFAREAQGERFARVLLATLFVVAGVLCLRHPLQTIAALSLIVGVAWLVSGMLTLYTAVAVRDLPHRGVLAGVGALGVVAGIVVLALPTESAVVLTRLLGLWLVLLGLADLVMAFALRAAIRRAEKDTV
- a CDS encoding SpoIIE family protein phosphatase; this translates as MAFSRRGREVDERAASMVEALFTQSPVGLHLLDTELHVVRVNTATPVMRDVPMDQVAGRPLHEVYDIVDDQEELEAAALGVLDTGIPMRDRVVRARFKGTSPRVGHFEITILRLESTSGAVLGLAVTAVDVTERERNRARSEVLDAVRRSVGRTLDAAVTGEELVGALVPAFADAAVVEVVDAVIRGDDPPLAPLPRGTPLMRTAFRATSAHPPKAHPVGDVRRLPAPTPFSQALADLRPRVVSLEPDAPWFDVDPARAEAVHASRAHTLLVVPLTLRDTVVGLVSLYRAGQTPPFDEGDRRLAVELAAHTALCVDNARRFVREHTVAATIQRQLLPRTPESHTSLETAYLSVTGADPGAWYDTIALSGARTALVVGSVSGHGLNAAATMGQLRTVIRSLSAFDIAPDELLARLHDTTTQLAAERANLPLGDPLRRETLAADCVYAIHNPLTGTFEIAGAGRLAPLLVRPDGTVGIPDPPSGPRLGTDADAPFTSVEFEAPEGSILVFASDPLLTSYLADSPGPLRSSPEYLDRPLQELCDAVVYALPSGLGAGDAAVIVARVRALPADRVASWYLDADPAAVAEARRRVRAQLTAWRVDDETAFNTELIVSELVTNAIRYGDPPLELRLIHDRSLTCEVRDGGAAAPHLRHARTVDEGGRGLFIASQLAHAWGTRYADDGKTIWTEQSFAPRKDPR
- a CDS encoding PP2C family protein-serine/threonine phosphatase, with translation MGARQSLTGLRQSWQSSHALLLLPIALIVVITVVDIRSPEDVHLGPTLVIAPALTPSFAGPWATALVGALAVAAQTLIAVFHGGLASTNHIVQIITLAVLSALIVLYCAIRDRHRAQLAQVRSVAEAAQHVLMWPLPEQIGHLRIASLYLAAEDEAQIGGDLYATTRVDNTVRVLIGDVRGKGLSAIGEAALLLGAFREGAHRHMTLPDLAVTLEQSVTRYTADFEPPEEAGERFATALLVEIPEDDAVTRMTSCGHPPPLLLSPGHAVSVPSLHPAPPLGVHTSKPGDYTLDVFSFEPGDTLLLYTDGVIEARDADGRFYPLAERVAQWTEASPEALMHHIRRDLLSHCGGRLDDDAALIALHRTAAVHHRHHGRRIHADAFGHGSGARPDSG
- a CDS encoding SCO6745 family protein, coding for MRTEQYGPKNGEEAMGDGMSRAMWERYEPVHDLVYFAPEAREAADGLGMRGFWMGYFALRAAPLGAVPASVVTGSFYVFHPDRVARALPDAWAYAGPADALAARQWAMDVAMTRLFGADVVGSPEMAEAADLAWEAAAAADTAGRVLAAANQALDRPEPSHVRLWQALTTLREHRGDGHFAVLVGQGLGPVEAMVLKAAAREGDREILRDTRKWEASAWQAAESALRARGWLGEDGALTPAGAAGRAAVEAQTDAVAERPWAALGADRTERLAALLEPLARTVWDSGVLPSGNPVGVRRPHRVDTGGH